The following proteins come from a genomic window of Achromobacter deleyi:
- a CDS encoding ShlB/FhaC/HecB family hemolysin secretion/activation protein: MRRTLPAGPLSLALICTLAAVGTARADGPLRGNPVDALPQIERPPGATQPPPVVQAPTPEQLALQARLAQRIVPRHFDVTGVHAMPFEEVSALLAPLSGKEISLGELVQQVDKITQLYRDRGYPLSFALVQNQTFANGLVVVTVVEGYIGTVRIEGDLGNAQDRLESLAEPLKEEKPLKQATLERVLNLMRTVPGVKFTPSLDLPRRADGATELVLAASRQPVSLTGGVADLGTGMQPLVNLATNSLTPLGEQVKLTAAVPFNTDDVKYISGEVRVPLGNDGLAVKVDGYHYDARPKDEAIEYLGFNRRVKNDRIGIGVSYPFLLNNTRSLTGTLGVYAANSKDRYEAKNSDRWLQQDAQVRAANLEMRYIQVSESKTTDVTLAVARGFTGAGAKKEITTNYGYSAVPILDLDFTRYNLNAKQTFALPAQFGLTLSGAAQYSSNILPSSEQVSYGSWRYAMGYPQGEQSGDKGVGVSAEVNRRFGTGWQYLSSVQPYALIDYARTWYNNSSLQQLNQRHLSSVALGLRFTDDKYYLFDFNVAKPIGSATINNGRDVRFNANYSLYYDAF, encoded by the coding sequence ATGAGACGCACGCTTCCCGCAGGTCCGCTTTCCCTCGCCCTTATCTGCACCCTGGCCGCCGTCGGCACGGCACGCGCCGACGGCCCGTTGCGCGGCAATCCGGTGGATGCGCTGCCGCAGATCGAACGGCCGCCCGGCGCCACGCAGCCACCGCCTGTGGTCCAGGCCCCCACTCCCGAACAATTGGCCCTGCAGGCCCGGCTGGCGCAGCGCATCGTGCCCCGGCATTTCGACGTCACCGGCGTGCATGCCATGCCGTTCGAGGAAGTCTCCGCCCTGCTGGCGCCGCTGTCCGGCAAGGAAATCAGCCTGGGCGAGCTGGTGCAGCAGGTCGACAAGATCACCCAGCTGTACCGCGACCGTGGCTATCCGCTGTCGTTCGCCCTGGTGCAGAACCAGACTTTCGCCAATGGGCTGGTGGTGGTGACCGTGGTCGAAGGCTATATCGGCACGGTGCGCATCGAGGGCGATCTCGGCAACGCCCAGGACCGGCTGGAATCGCTGGCCGAGCCGCTGAAGGAAGAGAAACCGCTGAAGCAGGCCACGCTGGAACGCGTGCTGAACCTGATGCGCACGGTGCCGGGCGTGAAGTTCACGCCGTCGCTCGACCTGCCGCGGCGCGCCGACGGCGCCACCGAGCTGGTGCTGGCGGCCTCGCGCCAGCCGGTCAGCCTGACCGGCGGAGTGGCGGACCTGGGCACGGGCATGCAGCCGCTGGTGAACCTGGCCACCAACAGCCTCACGCCGCTGGGCGAACAGGTCAAGCTGACCGCGGCGGTGCCGTTCAACACCGACGACGTCAAATACATTTCCGGCGAGGTCCGCGTGCCGCTGGGCAACGACGGCCTGGCGGTCAAGGTCGACGGCTACCACTACGACGCCCGGCCCAAGGACGAGGCGATCGAATACCTGGGCTTCAACCGCCGGGTCAAGAACGACCGCATCGGCATCGGCGTCAGCTATCCGTTCCTCTTGAACAACACCCGTTCGCTGACCGGCACGCTCGGGGTCTACGCGGCCAACTCGAAGGACCGCTACGAAGCCAAGAATTCCGACCGCTGGCTGCAGCAGGACGCCCAGGTGCGCGCCGCCAACCTCGAGATGCGCTATATCCAGGTGTCCGAGTCCAAGACCACCGACGTGACGCTGGCGGTGGCCCGGGGCTTCACCGGCGCCGGGGCCAAGAAAGAGATCACCACCAACTACGGCTATTCGGCCGTGCCGATCCTGGACCTGGACTTCACCCGCTACAACCTCAACGCCAAGCAGACCTTCGCGCTGCCGGCGCAGTTCGGCCTGACCCTGTCCGGGGCCGCCCAGTACTCCAGCAATATCCTGCCCTCGTCGGAACAGGTGTCGTACGGCAGCTGGCGGTATGCGATGGGTTATCCGCAAGGCGAGCAGAGTGGCGATAAAGGCGTCGGCGTTTCCGCCGAAGTTAATCGCCGCTTCGGCACCGGCTGGCAGTACCTGTCGAGCGTGCAGCCGTATGCGCTGATCGACTACGCCCGCACCTGGTACAACAATTCCAGCCTGCAGCAACTGAACCAGCGGCACCTGTCTTCAGTGGCGCTGGGGCTGCGCTTTACCGACGACAAGTACTACCTGTTTGATTTCAACGTGGCCAAGCCGATCGGTTCGGCCACCATAAACAATGGCCGCGACGTGCGCTTCAACGCCAATTACTCGTTGTATTACGACGCGTTCTAG
- a CDS encoding MHYT domain-containing protein has protein sequence MNPGDIVPLSFNAGLVALSFLIAAFGSYVALLAAVGIRAEMRDGEIRIGYIIIGALAMGGVGIWSMHFIGMQAQDLPFAVGYQIGLTVLSFLVAAGFSGWAFWYVGRDRFTFMRCVVGGLAAGLGVAAMHYVGISAMRMPAVFIWNLPMVVLSVFIAVVAASAALWLAFNTQNEFQRVAAAILMAIAVCGMHYTGAAAGTVVCTAPRDFSSMQIGGVMLPYIAFALSFVMLLVMRWHLQRASRRFRARLAQRIDSIIESAPVVDPGRAPGSTLGPG, from the coding sequence ATGAACCCGGGCGATATCGTTCCCCTTTCCTTCAACGCCGGCCTGGTGGCGCTGTCGTTCCTGATCGCGGCGTTCGGCTCCTACGTGGCGCTGCTGGCCGCGGTGGGTATCCGCGCCGAAATGCGGGACGGCGAGATCCGCATCGGTTACATCATCATCGGCGCCCTGGCGATGGGCGGCGTCGGCATCTGGAGCATGCACTTCATCGGCATGCAGGCACAGGACTTGCCTTTCGCAGTGGGTTACCAGATCGGTTTGACCGTGCTCAGTTTCCTGGTGGCGGCGGGTTTCTCCGGCTGGGCCTTCTGGTATGTGGGCCGCGACCGCTTCACATTTATGCGCTGCGTGGTGGGCGGCCTGGCCGCGGGCCTCGGCGTGGCGGCGATGCATTATGTGGGTATCAGCGCCATGCGCATGCCCGCGGTATTTATCTGGAATCTGCCGATGGTTGTTTTGTCGGTATTCATCGCGGTTGTGGCCGCGTCAGCCGCGCTGTGGCTGGCTTTCAATACGCAGAATGAGTTCCAGCGCGTCGCGGCGGCCATTTTGATGGCGATCGCGGTGTGCGGCATGCATTACACGGGGGCGGCCGCCGGCACGGTGGTTTGCACCGCCCCGCGCGATTTTTCCAGCATGCAGATCGGCGGGGTGATGCTGCCGTACATCGCGTTCGCGCTGTCGTTCGTCATGCTGCTGGTGATGCGCTGGCATTTGCAGCGGGCTTCGCGCCGTTTCCGCGCACGCCTGGCGCAACGCATCGACTCGATCATTGAATCGGCCCCCGTGGTCGATCCGGGCAGGGCGCCCGGCTCGACGCTGGGACCGGGTTGA
- a CDS encoding Flp family type IVb pilin — protein sequence MKAKLAQFWNDEEGITALEYGLIAGTIAVALVAALATFTGALSGLFTSLQAKLANAST from the coding sequence ATGAAAGCGAAACTTGCGCAGTTCTGGAACGATGAAGAAGGCATTACCGCCCTGGAATACGGGCTGATCGCGGGCACCATCGCGGTGGCGCTGGTGGCGGCTCTGGCGACGTTCACGGGCGCGCTCAGCGGCCTGTTCACGTCGCTGCAGGCCAAGCTCGCCAACGCATCCACGTGA
- a CDS encoding A24 family peptidase, giving the protein MLWWLLFACWNLVLIYTDLRYRRVPNTLIVAGFAGQALWLLAAWLAPAWGYPPRWAGWPMALAGFALALPFFPLWLKRLMGAGDVKAIAVLGLLTGFAPLVMTLVAASLLAGLHALLYLFLSRSWALPLRARQIPYGTYLGAAALSVVFIPLNSDWYSWCFSWCSTRS; this is encoded by the coding sequence GTGCTGTGGTGGCTGTTGTTCGCATGCTGGAATCTGGTGTTGATATACACCGATCTGCGCTATCGCCGCGTACCCAACACGCTTATCGTCGCGGGGTTCGCGGGACAGGCGCTGTGGCTGCTCGCGGCGTGGCTCGCGCCAGCCTGGGGCTATCCACCGCGCTGGGCCGGCTGGCCCATGGCGTTGGCCGGATTCGCGCTGGCCTTGCCGTTCTTCCCGCTCTGGCTCAAGCGCCTGATGGGCGCGGGCGACGTCAAGGCGATCGCCGTGCTGGGGCTGCTGACAGGCTTTGCGCCGCTCGTGATGACGCTGGTGGCCGCGAGCCTGCTGGCCGGGCTGCACGCCTTGCTCTACCTGTTTCTTTCCCGAAGCTGGGCCTTGCCGCTTCGGGCTCGCCAGATCCCGTACGGAACCTACCTGGGCGCGGCCGCGCTCAGCGTGGTGTTTATTCCCTTGAATTCGGACTGGTATTCGTGGTGTTTTTCCTGGTGTTCTACGCGATCCTGA
- a CDS encoding TadE/TadG family type IV pilus assembly protein, which yields MVFFLVFYAILTYALVFTAQHSVTLAAQDGARKVLQWQPGAASLTVRANAGRDRALDRAGWITTMSSAAVAVAVCGASGTLSSTAGGACSGQPLSADQIEVTVSYPYGANPLIPNFPFLAQALMPPSSVLSARATVHLGNGLDGSN from the coding sequence GTGGTGTTTTTCCTGGTGTTCTACGCGATCCTGACGTACGCCCTGGTGTTCACCGCGCAGCATTCGGTCACCCTGGCGGCGCAGGACGGCGCCCGCAAGGTCCTGCAATGGCAGCCGGGCGCCGCCTCGCTGACCGTGCGCGCCAACGCCGGGCGCGACAGGGCGCTGGACCGCGCAGGCTGGATCACCACCATGTCGTCGGCTGCGGTGGCGGTGGCGGTGTGCGGCGCCAGCGGCACGCTCAGCAGCACCGCCGGCGGCGCCTGCAGCGGCCAGCCGCTGAGCGCCGACCAGATCGAGGTGACGGTCAGCTATCCCTACGGCGCCAACCCGCTGATCCCGAATTTCCCGTTCCTGGCGCAGGCGCTGATGCCGCCGTCGAGCGTGCTGTCGGCCCGCGCCACGGTCCACCTGGGCAACGGCCTGGACGGGAGCAACTGA
- a CDS encoding TadE/TadG family type IV pilus assembly protein: protein MNARRAPGHPHGRKRGQRGIAALEFSLMVTMLLMFVCAVVGYGVLFWMQQQLAAAASEGARAAVHARFSGQADVPTAACGAAMSVFGSGSAVICVTSSAPCAWSGSGGQPAQCSTVTMTFNVQAWPVLSTFQALIAMLPGTDKNWIPTRLSSKAIVQISQGTP, encoded by the coding sequence ATGAATGCGCGCCGCGCCCCTGGCCATCCCCACGGTCGCAAGCGCGGCCAGCGAGGCATTGCCGCGCTCGAGTTCTCGTTGATGGTGACGATGCTGCTGATGTTCGTCTGCGCCGTCGTCGGCTACGGCGTGCTGTTCTGGATGCAGCAGCAACTGGCCGCGGCGGCCTCGGAAGGCGCGCGCGCGGCGGTCCATGCGCGTTTTTCCGGGCAGGCCGACGTGCCGACCGCGGCCTGCGGCGCGGCCATGAGCGTGTTCGGCAGCGGCTCGGCGGTGATTTGCGTCACCAGTAGCGCGCCGTGCGCCTGGAGCGGCTCGGGCGGGCAACCGGCCCAATGCAGCACGGTCACCATGACATTCAACGTGCAGGCCTGGCCGGTGCTGTCGACCTTCCAGGCGCTCATCGCCATGTTGCCCGGGACGGACAAGAACTGGATACCGACCCGGCTGTCGTCGAAAGCCATCGTGCAAATCTCCCAAGGGACACCATGA
- the cpaB gene encoding Flp pilus assembly protein CpaB, with amino-acid sequence MSSLSKIIAGVLLAAGLVLAFVAWRLASAPSAPAPVPTGPVATAPATPAEPPAKRYPVVVAAAPIPAGTRIDGDKMLKVDQWQVALSGGYSSPAPLQGAYVRVDVAAGDPLLPGMLAQGLGRQLKPGERAVAIAVDEVVGGGNRIAPGDLVDVFFMLEKGVEVQGGQARLLQSQVRVLAYGASSVDGPEEKSALPGPPGQPARTAVLAVPVEQVNELMLASRSGRLQLALRPVGDDGKPDTQLFAQRGAVLPARPDLTPEQREQLLSGPNRAYAGESLAQLESSVPTPAAKPAPVRATGGGGGRTVEILRGDKSERVRY; translated from the coding sequence ATGAGCAGTCTGAGCAAAATCATCGCGGGTGTGTTGTTGGCGGCGGGCCTGGTGCTGGCGTTCGTGGCCTGGCGCCTTGCCTCGGCGCCGTCGGCCCCGGCGCCGGTGCCGACCGGCCCGGTGGCGACGGCGCCGGCCACGCCGGCCGAACCGCCGGCCAAGCGCTATCCGGTGGTGGTGGCGGCGGCGCCGATACCGGCCGGCACGCGCATCGACGGCGACAAGATGCTCAAGGTGGACCAATGGCAGGTGGCGCTGTCGGGTGGCTACAGCTCGCCGGCGCCGTTGCAGGGCGCCTATGTGCGCGTGGACGTCGCGGCCGGCGATCCGCTGCTGCCCGGCATGCTGGCGCAGGGGCTGGGCCGCCAGCTCAAGCCGGGCGAGCGCGCGGTGGCGATCGCGGTGGACGAAGTGGTGGGCGGCGGCAATCGCATTGCGCCGGGCGACCTGGTGGACGTGTTCTTCATGCTGGAGAAGGGCGTCGAGGTCCAGGGCGGACAGGCCCGCTTGCTGCAATCGCAGGTGCGGGTGCTGGCGTATGGCGCGTCTTCGGTGGATGGCCCGGAGGAGAAATCGGCGCTGCCGGGACCGCCCGGACAGCCCGCCAGGACCGCCGTGCTGGCGGTGCCGGTGGAACAAGTCAATGAGTTGATGCTGGCCAGCCGCTCTGGTCGCCTGCAGCTGGCGCTGCGTCCGGTCGGCGACGACGGCAAGCCCGATACCCAGCTGTTCGCGCAGCGCGGCGCGGTGCTGCCGGCGCGGCCGGACCTGACGCCCGAGCAGCGCGAGCAATTGCTGAGCGGCCCGAACCGCGCCTACGCCGGCGAAAGCCTGGCGCAGCTGGAGAGCAGCGTGCCCACGCCCGCCGCCAAGCCGGCCCCGGTCCGCGCCACCGGCGGCGGGGGCGGCCGTACCGTCGAAATCCTGCGAGGAGACAAATCCGAGCGCGTGCGCTATTGA
- a CDS encoding type II and III secretion system protein family protein has protein sequence MKRFQRTTLICVLSAAAAMTYGVAGMAQTAIQSDPGASAPARDIAVAVKGQQTLMLDGAPARIAIGDPEVADVKVLAASGKRQASLLLYGKKPGTTQLQIWTGNNAAPQLWTVRVAGNVQQVMAGRGMAGGANVDVAGDRAVVSGQADSPLSHQASVAAAGAVVGDKNVVDVSTAGTGGVVQVEVKVVEVSRSVMKQAGISFAGRAGPWGGTNSITPDGFPAPLGFSKSAALASGFSLFYDSNDFSARLRLLQNNGMARVLAEPTLVALTGQSASFLAGGELPIPEAGGLGTTTVTFKPFGIGLTVTPTVLSRERIALKVAPEASELDYSNAIAVSSGTNTTTLIPALRTRRADTTVELGDGESFVISGLVSRQTKALVNKVPMLGDLPIIGSFFRSVDYTQEDTELVIVVTPRLVRPIARGVTLPLPGAKQEAADTAFNAWGYYLMGPAGGQQMPGFSR, from the coding sequence ATGAAGAGATTCCAGCGCACCACCCTGATCTGCGTCCTGTCGGCCGCAGCGGCAATGACCTACGGCGTGGCCGGCATGGCGCAGACCGCCATCCAGTCCGACCCGGGCGCCAGCGCGCCCGCCCGCGACATCGCGGTCGCCGTGAAGGGCCAGCAGACGCTCATGCTGGACGGCGCGCCCGCCCGCATCGCCATCGGCGATCCCGAGGTGGCCGACGTCAAGGTGCTGGCGGCCTCCGGCAAGCGGCAGGCCTCGCTGCTGCTGTACGGCAAGAAGCCGGGCACCACGCAATTGCAGATCTGGACCGGCAACAACGCGGCGCCGCAACTGTGGACCGTGCGGGTGGCGGGCAACGTGCAGCAGGTCATGGCCGGACGCGGCATGGCCGGCGGCGCCAACGTCGACGTGGCCGGCGACCGCGCGGTGGTGTCGGGCCAGGCCGATTCGCCCCTGTCGCACCAGGCCTCGGTGGCCGCGGCCGGCGCGGTGGTGGGCGACAAGAACGTGGTGGACGTCTCGACCGCCGGCACCGGCGGCGTGGTGCAGGTCGAGGTCAAGGTGGTCGAGGTGTCGCGCTCGGTCATGAAGCAGGCCGGCATCAGCTTCGCCGGCCGCGCCGGCCCATGGGGCGGCACCAACTCGATCACGCCCGACGGCTTCCCGGCGCCGCTGGGCTTCAGCAAGAGCGCGGCCCTGGCCTCGGGCTTTTCGCTGTTCTACGACTCCAACGATTTCAGCGCGCGCCTGCGCCTGCTGCAGAACAACGGCATGGCGCGCGTGCTGGCCGAGCCGACGCTGGTGGCCCTGACCGGGCAGAGCGCCAGTTTCCTGGCCGGCGGCGAACTGCCGATTCCGGAGGCCGGCGGCCTGGGGACGACCACAGTGACGTTCAAGCCGTTCGGCATCGGCCTGACGGTGACGCCGACGGTGCTGTCGCGCGAGCGCATCGCGCTGAAGGTGGCGCCCGAGGCCAGCGAACTGGACTACAGCAACGCCATCGCGGTTTCCAGCGGCACGAATACCACCACGTTGATTCCGGCCCTGCGCACGCGCCGCGCCGACACCACGGTCGAGCTGGGCGATGGCGAGAGTTTCGTCATCAGCGGACTGGTGTCGCGCCAGACCAAGGCGCTGGTCAACAAGGTGCCGATGCTGGGCGACCTGCCCATCATCGGTTCGTTTTTCCGTAGTGTCGATTACACCCAGGAGGATACCGAGCTGGTGATCGTGGTGACGCCGCGCCTGGTGCGGCCCATTGCACGCGGCGTGACCTTGCCGCTGCCGGGGGCCAAGCAGGAGGCGGCGGACACCGCGTTCAACGCTTGGGGCTATTACCTGATGGGTCCCGCAGGTGGGCAGCAAATGCCGGGTTTTTCACGGTGA
- a CDS encoding pilus assembly protein CpaE, with translation MSDMKTHAREWVGLQNSNRFLFCSKGDGVAAQLGQALGDMGMLTQEVPGVEELGRRLAEIEPQVVFLDFTLSEDEPGKLFKSAELARLLARIAPAIPRVAVGLLSQPEGAIAALRAGVSDFVDPTVAPQEVKDVVQRLLDLPAGGGRMDGSRRSVLLLGARPGVGTSTLAVHLAGMVQDRLKQQHGSRAAATGAKGAKPAADNGSQLPLNSRVALMDLGWPVGDCQLYLNIGGDFDFAEAARNLRRLDSTLLSSAMSHTANGLSVLALPRDLDQMRDVSQSDSLLVFERMRQHFGVVVADSGGFSNPEFVAGLARASEQNWIVTDQSVGALVSLAGLLQELEQLHVDRRSLGLVVNRYDERYGMTAQQIAERFQLELIGTLPDRTLALMVCTNQGHLLHEEAERDVYVRAVQALAEKLSAEENTPGGRASWLATWLPGVHRRMVVE, from the coding sequence GTGAGCGATATGAAGACACATGCCAGGGAGTGGGTTGGCTTGCAGAATAGCAACCGGTTTTTATTTTGTTCCAAGGGTGACGGCGTGGCCGCGCAGCTCGGGCAGGCGCTCGGCGACATGGGCATGCTGACCCAGGAAGTTCCGGGTGTCGAGGAACTGGGGCGGCGCCTGGCCGAAATCGAGCCGCAGGTGGTGTTCCTGGACTTCACCCTGAGCGAGGACGAGCCGGGCAAGCTGTTCAAGTCGGCCGAGTTGGCGCGCCTGCTGGCGCGCATCGCGCCGGCGATTCCGCGCGTCGCGGTGGGGCTCCTGAGCCAGCCGGAAGGCGCCATCGCCGCGTTGCGCGCGGGCGTCAGCGATTTCGTCGACCCGACCGTGGCGCCGCAGGAAGTCAAGGACGTGGTGCAGCGGCTGCTGGACCTGCCGGCGGGCGGCGGCCGCATGGACGGCTCGCGCCGCAGCGTGCTGCTGCTGGGCGCGCGTCCCGGCGTGGGCACCAGCACGCTGGCCGTGCACCTGGCCGGCATGGTGCAGGACCGCCTCAAGCAGCAGCATGGCTCGCGCGCCGCGGCCACGGGCGCCAAGGGCGCCAAGCCGGCCGCCGACAATGGCAGCCAGCTGCCCCTGAACAGCCGGGTGGCGCTGATGGACCTGGGTTGGCCGGTGGGCGACTGCCAGCTGTACCTGAACATCGGCGGCGATTTCGATTTCGCCGAGGCGGCGCGCAACCTGCGGCGGCTGGATTCGACCTTGCTCAGCTCGGCCATGTCGCACACGGCCAATGGCCTGAGCGTGCTGGCGCTGCCGCGCGACCTGGACCAGATGCGCGATGTCTCGCAATCCGACTCGCTGCTGGTGTTCGAGCGCATGCGCCAGCACTTCGGCGTGGTGGTGGCCGATTCCGGCGGTTTCTCCAACCCCGAGTTCGTGGCGGGCCTGGCGCGCGCCTCGGAACAGAACTGGATCGTCACCGACCAGAGCGTGGGCGCGCTGGTGTCGCTGGCCGGCCTGCTGCAGGAACTGGAGCAGCTGCACGTGGACCGCCGCAGCCTGGGCCTGGTCGTCAACCGCTACGACGAGCGCTACGGCATGACGGCCCAGCAAATCGCCGAGCGCTTCCAGCTGGAGCTGATCGGCACGCTGCCGGACCGCACGCTGGCGCTCATGGTGTGCACCAACCAGGGCCACCTGCTGCATGAGGAAGCCGAGCGCGATGTCTACGTGCGCGCGGTGCAGGCGCTGGCCGAGAAGCTGAGCGCGGAAGAGAACACCCCGGGCGGCCGGGCAAGCTGGCTGGCCACGTGGCTGCCCGGCGTGCACCGCCGCATGGTGGTCGAGTAA
- a CDS encoding CpaF family protein, which yields MIMTATIEFGGDGDKGFASSNRFQEVKTAAYEHLLSRIEELGAEFGRWARSAIQEFVDIEVASFVRLRRVPINEGEMRQIAEALTKELAGLGPLEDLLADPAVEDILINGYDNVFVSRRGVLARETLRFTDNQHVLRIVRRILAPIGRRLDESSPMVDARLPDGGRLNVVIEPLAVDGPMVSIRKFRQDPLKPADLLTLGTFDEEIYRLLHEAVKNRCNILVSGGTSSGKTSLLNALAFFISDTERVVTVEDTAELSLNHPHVVRLESRQGGFDGSGAVSIRELIRNSLRMRPDRVVVGEVRGAEVMDMLQAMNTGHEGSMATIHANSPRECLYRIEMLAGFAGFQGSEDSLRRQIASALDFIVQIGRLSNGKRRVLSVTEVTGMGDNVISTQELYRHETFATPEGEEKDRWNWLGIHPHTPKLAKMRNEQRPAETAPPESDGGGFWSRRR from the coding sequence ATGATCATGACAGCGACCATAGAATTCGGCGGCGATGGCGATAAGGGTTTCGCGTCGTCCAACCGCTTCCAGGAAGTGAAGACGGCGGCCTACGAGCACCTGCTTTCCCGCATCGAGGAGCTGGGCGCGGAGTTCGGCCGCTGGGCGCGTTCGGCGATCCAGGAGTTCGTCGATATCGAGGTGGCGAGCTTTGTGCGCCTGCGGCGGGTGCCGATCAACGAAGGCGAGATGCGCCAGATCGCCGAGGCCCTGACCAAGGAATTGGCCGGCCTGGGGCCGCTGGAGGACCTGCTGGCCGATCCCGCGGTCGAGGACATCCTGATCAACGGCTACGACAATGTGTTCGTGTCGCGCCGCGGCGTGCTGGCGCGCGAGACGCTGCGCTTCACCGACAACCAGCACGTGCTGCGCATCGTGCGCCGCATCCTGGCGCCGATCGGCCGCCGGCTGGACGAGTCCAGCCCGATGGTGGACGCGCGGCTGCCCGACGGCGGTCGCCTGAATGTGGTGATCGAACCGCTGGCCGTGGACGGCCCGATGGTCTCGATCCGCAAGTTCCGCCAGGATCCGCTCAAGCCGGCCGACCTGCTGACGCTGGGCACCTTCGACGAGGAAATCTACCGGCTGCTGCACGAGGCGGTGAAGAACCGCTGCAACATCCTGGTGTCCGGCGGCACCAGCTCGGGCAAGACGTCGCTGCTGAACGCGCTGGCCTTCTTCATCTCCGACACCGAGCGCGTGGTGACGGTGGAGGACACCGCGGAACTGTCGCTCAACCACCCGCACGTGGTGCGGCTGGAGTCGCGCCAGGGCGGCTTCGACGGCAGCGGCGCGGTCAGCATCCGCGAGCTGATCCGCAACAGCCTGCGCATGCGCCCGGACCGCGTGGTGGTGGGCGAAGTGCGCGGCGCCGAGGTCATGGACATGCTGCAGGCCATGAACACCGGCCACGAAGGCTCCATGGCCACGATCCACGCCAACTCGCCGCGCGAATGCCTCTACCGGATCGAGATGCTGGCGGGTTTCGCCGGCTTCCAGGGCAGTGAAGACAGCCTGCGGCGCCAGATCGCCAGCGCGCTCGACTTCATCGTGCAGATCGGCCGCCTGTCCAACGGCAAGCGCCGGGTGCTGTCGGTGACCGAGGTCACGGGCATGGGCGACAACGTGATCTCGACCCAGGAACTGTACCGGCACGAAACCTTCGCCACGCCCGAAGGCGAGGAAAAGGACCGCTGGAACTGGCTCGGCATCCATCCGCACACTCCCAAGCTGGCCAAGATGCGCAACGAGCAGCGGCCGGCCGAGACCGCGCCGCCCGAGTCCGACGGCGGCGGCTTCTGGAGCAGGAGGCGCTGA